The following coding sequences lie in one Fusarium poae strain DAOMC 252244 chromosome 1, whole genome shotgun sequence genomic window:
- a CDS encoding hypothetical protein (TransMembrane:7 (o16-37i57-75o103-124i131-152o172-196i208-227o247-266i)), which translates to MLSAREHETPFNKSPVVRAVSMILMVVTVFSVLIRLLTRLAAVKRLHFSTFFTSDEIMILTSMTFAVAQSTVVYSQGSNGLGKLDVSPSQVSSILKSQLGSDVLFFITLGLSKLSAMTTIWNMSPLSHKKILSIQIVIGGWAISAVLVRSFACSLANPWDYLNGRCINMLAFWIYVDAVNIATDLLITVFTLGILVHLQMPMGTKAMVVGVFGSRILTIPPTISHIVYYNRALNSPTPMFDMWMSTIINQVIQCLGVMTTCIPFWWRFLKSLESGQMGAGDIFGALSRSNNTKSGGTSSRGQAFELTGRPSTAKFGRTWDMNVARQNSQEALVDPSAGTRN; encoded by the exons ATGCTATCCGCACGCGAGCATGAGACACCATTCAACAAGTCTCCCGTCGTACGGGCGGTATCGATGATTTTAATGGTAGTCACGGTTTTCTCCGTCTTGATTCGCCTTCTTACTCGACTTGCTGCCGTTAAGAGACTACATTTCTCCACATTCTTTACTTCCGATGAGATAATGATACTCACATCAATG ACTTTTGCAGTTGCTCAATCGACAGTAGTCTATTCACAGGGCTCCAATGGATTGGGCAAGCTTGATGTATCACCGTCGCAAGTGTCTTCGATATTGAAG AGCCAACTTGGATCCGACgtgctcttcttcatcactcTGGGGTTGTCCAAGCTGTCCGCCATGACGACCATTTGGAACATGTCGCCTCTGTCGCACAAGAAGATTTTGTCAATTCAGATTGTAATTGGAGGTTGGGCCATATCCGCAGTCTTGGTGAGAAGCTTCGCCTGCTCGCTGGCGAATCCGTGGGATTATCTCAATGGACGTTGTATTAATATG CTAGCTTTCTGGATTTATGTCGATGCAGTGAATATTGCGACCGATCTTCTCATTACTGTATTCACTCTTGGGATACTGGTCCATCTACAAATGCCCATGGGAACCAAAGCAATGGTTGTGGGCGTATTTGGATCTCGCATTTT AACGATCCCTCCAACGATATCTCacatagtatattataaccGAGCGCTGAACTCACCAACTCCCATGTTTGACATGTGGATGTCGACAATCATCAACCAAGTGATACAATGCCTAGGGGTCATGACAACGTGTATACCCTTCTGGTGGCGCTTTCTGAAGAGTTTAGAGTCTGGTCAAATGGGAGCAGGGGACATCTTTGGTGCATTGAGCAGAAGCAACAATACCAAGAGCGGGGGAACTTCATCTCGGGGGCAGGCCTTTGAGTTGACAGGTAGACCGAGCACGGCAAAATTTGGTAGGACGTGGGACATGAACGTGGCACGGCAAAATAGCCAGGAAGCCCTTGTCGATCCTTCTGCTGGTACAAGGAATTAG
- a CDS encoding hypothetical protein (CAZy:GH33) yields the protein MTPNIQTLSIPSATVQSHASNLLQLPDKTVLCTWFGGSQEGLPDICIWLSRLEPGSSSWSTPQKVSSDENRSCQNPVLFRAPHNGQLWLLHTSQDAGNQDGAYILKRTSSDEGKTWSEASRLLQDATGIFIRQPVVINSEGAWILPVFYCRAESGHRWIGSDDISGVLYSQDNGTTWKEKQAPDSVGSVHMNIIPPASGQSTWVAFYRSRWADNVYRSTSQNGIDWEEPKATSLPNPNSGICAARLSSGHVALVFNRSSASVDTLKRKGLYDDITPEDDKRPNQVTKSGKDAIWGTPRKTLTLGVSQDEGLIWRERVLEDGDGFCGTNSSSGQENRELSYPSIYIEKKGDTDVAHVAYTWHRQHIKYVRIDDVDGWVQSK from the coding sequence ATGACGCCTAATATCCAAACACTATCTATTCCTTCAGCTACAGTGCAATCGCACGCCTCAAATCTTTTGCAACTCCCAGACAAGACTGTACTTTGTACCTGGTTTGGTGGCTCTCAAGAGGGTCTTCCAGATATCTGCATCTGGCTTTCTCGACTCGAGCCGGGGTCTTCTTCCTGGAGTACCCCGCAGAAGGTGTCTTCTGATGAAAACAGGAGTTGTCAAAACCCTGTCTTATTTAGAGCACCGCATAACGGACAACTATGGTTACTACACACTTCTCAAGATGCTGGTAACCAAGATGGAGCTTATATACTTAAGCGGACATCGTCAGATGAGGGTAAAACATGGTCCGAGGCTAGTCGTTTGCTTCAAGATGCGACGGGTATCTTTATTAGACAACCCGTTGTTATCAACAGCGAAGGTGCTTGGATTCTGCCAGTCTTTTATTGTCGCGCAGAGTCTGGACATAGATGGATCGGAAGTGATGATATTTCCGGCGTTCTCTATTCTCAGGATAACGGAACTACATGGAAAGAGAAGCAAGCGCCTGATAGCGTTGGGTCTGTTCACATGAACATCATCCCACCTGCCTCGGGGCAATCAACATGGGTTGCTTTCTACCGCAGCAGATGGGCAGACAACGTCTACCGCTCAACATCCCAGAACGGAATAGACTGGGAGGAACCGAAAGCAACCTCTCTTCCCAATCCCAATAGTGGCATCTGTGCTGCACGTCTCTCCTCAGGTCATGTTGCACTCGTGTTTAACAGATCTAGCGCATCCGTAGATACGCTCAAACGCAAGGGTCTCTATGATGATATCACTCCTGAAGACGACAAGCGGCCCAACCAGGTTACCAAGTCGGGCAAAGATGCGATTTGGGGAACCCCCAGAAAGACATTGACACTTGGGGTATCACAGGATGAGGGGTTGATTTGGAGGGAGCGTGTGCTCGAGGATGGTGACGGTTTCTGTGGAACAAATAGTTCTTCGGGACAGGAGAACAGGGAATTGAGTTATCCCAGTATTTACATTGAGAAGAAGGGCGATACGGATGTAGCTCATGTGGCGTATACGTGGCATCGACAGCACATCAAATATGTTCGGATAGACGACGTCGATGGATGGGTTCAGTCCAAGTAA
- a CDS encoding hypothetical protein (TransMembrane:13 (o20-36i57-81o101-121i128-146o152-175i187-207o219-237i321-341o361-381i401-425o431-456i468-488o500-519i)), giving the protein MSLTTMPSPSSPTAAKRESLPTAGSVFFVSSNGRVLRLPIPSRSYRDPLTWSSTKRLLAFCALETLSIAASFALNLPGLLIRAIADEFKSKNTAPFGVESLSSAMTLFTGFGFLIGIPLSTAVGRRPVLVSAAVITVLSTLWAGYGEDFIELLLSVCLQGLAAGSATGMIILILIDATFIHERPTALSLFWCIGSAAIRLSTLVLPYTTDLISTWRCVYRVWLAPCIIALVLVLIFVPETFFLRPPVALDGRVLVQSGSEKVEIYGGWDEVEALRNEKPLPDIPSSSSFWSHFKVSRAPGTNWESAAATYGQMLLCILNPLTFWVSLLAGVILSGVIFLNLTQFTAIMLEGGVKDEKTINALLSVSGILGSLLAFPAMGPLATWFTRYHSFRTGGIRHAEVYLALFAVPVITGLTSVLINGLTIMRGWSITWIYVTSALSIISYLTGNVAFTLWITEAFPKWAAAAQAVQLFTSNMVGFGIGTGIAPWVQQNHIVEPTVLISVLIGVLGTLAVPAAFWGKTVRQYIHGRWSDSERTALRPQ; this is encoded by the exons ATGTCCTTGACCACAATGCCTTCTCCGTCAAGCCCTACAGCCGCTAAACGCGAATCTCTACCCACTGCAGGCAGtgttttctttgtttcttctAATGGCCGTGTTCTCAGATTACCCATTCCGAGCAGATCATATCGTGATCCCCTCACTTGGTCATCGACGAAGCGACTCTTAGCGTTTTGTGCTTTGGAAACACTCTCTATTGCCGCATCTTTTGCGTTGAACTTACCTGGTTTGTTAATTCGGGCAATTGCGGATGAGTTCAAGAGCAAG AACACTGCTCCATTTGGGGTAGAATCACTATCCTCCGCCATGACACTGTTTACAGGCTTTGGGTTTCTTATTGGCATTCCTTTGTCTACAGCGGTTGGTCGACGACCGGTTTTAGTCAGTGCGGCTGTCATCACGGTACTTTCAACTTTGTGGGCTGGATATGGCGAAGACTTTATCGAGTTGCTTCTTTCGGTCTGCCTCCAAGGGTTGGCAGCTGGATCAGCGACTGGCATG ATAATTCTGATTCTTATCGATGCGACTTTCATACACGAGCGCCCTACTGCTTTATCTCTATTCTGGTGTATCGGATCGGCTGCCATTAGATTGTCAACCTTGGTACTGCCTTATACCACAGACTTGATCTCGACATGGCGATGTGTCTACCGAGTCTGGCTCGCTCCATGCATCATTGCTCTCGTACTGGTTCTCATCTTTGTTCCAGAAACTTTCTTTCTCCGACCACCTGTTGCACTGGACGGACGGGTCTTGGTCCAAAGCGGCTCGGAGAAAGTAGAAATCTATGGAGGGTGGGACGAGGTTGAGGCTCTACGAAATGAGAAACCTTTACCTGATATACCGTCCTCTTCGTCCTTTTGGTCCCACTTCAAAGTCTCGAGAGCGCCAGGGACTAATTGGGAGTCTGCAGCAGCTACATATGGACAAATGCTCTTATGTATCCTCAACCCCCTCACATTTTGGGTTTCACTTCTGGCAGGGGTAATCCTTAGCGGTGTGATATTCCTTAACCTTACTCAGTTCACTGCCATCATGTTGGAAGGAGGAGTCAAGGATGAAAAGACAATCAATGCTCTTCTTTCTGTCTCAGGCATCCTTGGCTCTCTGCTGGCCTTCCCAGCGATGGGTCCCCTTGCCACATGGTTTACTCGCTATCACAGTTTCCGCACAGGAGGCATTCGCCATGCCGAGGTTTACTTGGCTCTATTCGCTGTCCCTGTCATCACGGGATTGACAAGTGTCTTGATCAATGGTCTCACCATCATGCGAGGCTGGTCTATAACCTGGATTTATGTCACTTCTGCCTTGAGCATTATCAGCTATCTAACCGGCAATGTCGCCTTCACTCTATGGATCACAGAGGCATTTCCCAAGTGGGCCGCAGCGGCTCAGGCTGTGCAACTGTTTACCAGCAACATGGTCGGATTTGGCATTGGCACTGGTATAGCTCCATGGGTCCAGCAGAACCACATCGTGGAACCCACTGTTCTTATTTCTGTCCTTATAGGTGTCCTTGGAACTCTTGCTGTTCCCGCTGCATTTTGGGGGAAGACAGTCCGCCAGTACATACATGGTCGTTGGAGTGATTCAGAAAGGACTGCTCTACGTCCCCAATAA
- a CDS encoding hypothetical protein (TransMembrane:12 (i56-76o96-117i129-147o153-173i185-206o218-240i290-307o327-346i358-377o383-402i423-442o454-477i)) — translation MAPRSNSLSDQKDIEAVHLDSVNTANTSNGLSAEDLEFVANFPEDKKKKVLAKIDWRLMPMLAILYLVTYIDKANIGNAKIEGMLPDLKMTGEQYNIALSIYFIPYILAEVPSNMILNKFAKPSQYMATIMFIWGIVVVCTGLIHNFGQLCAIRILLGLFEAGFFPGAILIISKWYLPHETQQRVALLYTSAATGGAFSGLFAYAIAKMDGIGGQSGWRWIFFIEGIFTVIMSFVTYFFLIDSPTLSYWLTDEEKRYLTLRQASRRVTNSSEYREKTFDKGALFSVVKDWKIYLLTIMSWSNAAPNYGLKFSMPSITKGMGFSSSNAQLMTIPPYMCGAISSYLIARTADRYKWRMPFILGPQLCIIIAFSILMTKAEFITENLGVCYFAVCLACSGMYPILPGVSAWNIDNTLNSTRRAISIAYLACAGTIGGIYGSYIYIESEKPKYTTGYGASLGFAVAGIIAAVSLESALVLINKKRAKMSETEIRSKYTNDELEDMGEHSPLYRYKL, via the exons ATGGCTCCACGAAGCAATTCACTTTCTGACCAGAAAGACATTGAGGCTGTCCACCTCGACAGTGTCAATACGGCCAACACCAGCAATGGTTTGTCAGCTGAAGACTTGGAGTTTGTCGCCAACTTCCCcgaggataagaagaagaaggttttGGCAAAGATCGAT TGGCGGTTAATGCCCATGCTGGCTATTCTGTACCTTGTCACATACATCGACAAGGCCAATATCGGAAACGCAAAGATCGAAGGAATGTTGCCAGATCTTAAGATGACTGGAGAGCAATACAACATTGCTCTATCCATCTACTTTATTCCTT ACATTTTGGCCGAGGTTCCTAGCAACATGATCCTTAACAAGTTTGCCAAACCTTCTCAATATATGGCCACCATTATGTTCATCTGGGGTATCGTTGTGGTCTGTACTGGCCTGATTCACAACTTTGGCCAACTTTGTGCGATtagaatccttcttggtctttttgA GGCTGGTTTCTTCCCTGGCGCTATCCTTATCATTTCGAAATGGTACCTCCCACACGAGACGCAACAACGAGTCGCCCTCCTATACACTTCGGCAGCCACTGGTGGTGCTTTCTCCGGACTATTCGCCTACGCAATTGCCAAGATGGACGGCATCGGCGGTCAATCAGGCTGGAGGTGGATCTTCTTCATTGAGGGTATCTTCACAGTCATCATGTCCTTCGTCACAtacttcttcctcatcgatTCGCCCACGCTTTCATATTGGCTTACCGACGAGGAGAAACGATATCTCACACTCCGCCAAGCTTCCAGGAGAGTTACCAACTCAAGCGAATACCGAGAAAAGACATTCGACAAGGGCGCTTTGTTCTCTGTTGTCAAGGATTGGAAGATTTACCTTCTGACAATTATGTCCTGGTCCAATGCTGCTCCCAACTATGGTCTCAAGTTTTCTATGCCTTCCATCACCAAGGGTATGGGTTTCTCGTCTAGCAACGCCCAGCTTATGACTATCCCTCCTTACATGTGTGGAGCTATTTCTTCATATCTCATTGCGCGAACTGCTGATCGCTACAAATGGAGAATGCCATTCATCCTGGGACCGCAACTGTGCATCATAATCGCGTTCTCAATTTTGATGACCAAGGCAGAGTTTATCACAGAGAACCTCGGAGTCTGCTACTTTGCAGTTTGTCTTGCTTGTTCAGGCATGTATCCTATTCTACCCGGTGTCAGCGCCTGGAATATCGACAACACCCTCAACTCGACGAGGCGAGCCATCAGCATCGCATATTTGGCATGCGCAGGTACTATTGGTGGAATTTATGGAAGCTACATCTACATCGAGAGCGAGAAGCCAAAGTACACCACCGGATATGGAGCCTCTTTGGGATTTGCCGTGGCTGGTATTATAGCAGCGGTTTCCCTTGAGTCGGCCTTGGTCTTGATTAACAAGAAGCGAGCCAAGATGAGCGAGACTGAGATTCGAAGCAAGTACACGAATGATGAGCTTGAGGATATGGGTGAACATAGCCCACTTTATCGATACAAGCTGTAG
- a CDS encoding hypothetical protein (SECRETED:SignalP(1-19)), with product MFCSKILLTIAAISNVVFAAHGCGEVNVVYTGLPGRHKYVKEQGADPVLTEKQIEDHMREMREAGYNVRGIWRGPEINGSEFAENVQGVDWHAAGVGFGIRGSNISELTGLFEDNLAIYREEAPHAKFVFNNSPVSFLWSVQRYFPLTSDCKDHPGKDLGFITLCDEACS from the exons ATGTTCTGCTCAAAGATTCTACTAACAATTGCGGCCATCTCCAACGTCGTCTTTGCTGCACATGGTTGTGGTGAGGTCAATGTCGTCTACAC AGGACTCCCTGGTCGACACAAGTATGTTAAAGAGCAAGGTGCTGACCCTGTTTTGACGGAGAAACAAATTGAGGACCATATGCGTGAAATGCGAGAGGCAGGATACAATGTTCGAG GAATATGGCGAGGTCCTGAGATCAATGGATCTGAATTCGCCGAGAATGTTCAAGGTGTTGACTGGCACGCCGCGGGCGTTGGATTCGGAATCCGTGGATCCAACATTTCAGAGCTTACAGGCCTATTCGAAG ACAATCTTGCCATCTATCGTGAAGAAGCACCTCATGCGAAGTTTGTTTTCAATAACAGCCCAGTTAGCTTTCTATGGTCTGTTCAGCGATATTTCCCTCTGACAAGCGACTGCAAGGACCATCCCGGAAAGGACCTG GGGTTTATCACGCTTTGTGACGAGGCGTGCAGTTAG
- a CDS encoding hypothetical protein (SECRETED:SignalP(1-18)~MEROPS:MER0032443) produces the protein MRATLALTALLGLSNAAAIEPRQSRETKLYKIELGPDDVRTVTEEEKWALRAEHKHFIDVTDLDEVGYSLQFLASFPSAVAQSTAVKALLPKLSQANLRTTLTTFSNFYNRYYTSAYGEQSADWLFKQVESIISASGATGVKVAKFKHTWRQPSIIATIPGKSASTIVVGAHQDSVNSRNPTAGRAPGADDDGSGTVTILEAFRVLLSDSRIASGQAPNTIEFHWYAGEEAGLLGSGAIFNQYKREGRIVKAMLNQDMTGYVKPGTKAVAGIITDNVDAGLSAFLKKVIAAYSSLPTVDSKCGYGCSDHASATRAGYPAALAFESAFDDSSPYIHSDKDTIDTVNFSHMLEFSKIVTGFAYELGFATNL, from the exons ATGCGGGCCACTCTCGCTCTTACCGCCCTTTTGGGGCTGTCAAATGCTGCCGCCATCGAGCCTCGTCAGTCTCGTGAGACCAAGCTCTACAAGATCGAGCTCGGTCCCGATGACGTCCGCACTGTCaccgaggaggagaagtGGGCGTTGAGAGCT GAACACAAGCACTTTATCGACGTCACTGACCTCGATGAAGTTGGCTACAGCCTTCAATTCCTCGCTAGCTTCCCTAGCGCTGTCGCTCAGTCCACTGCCGTCAAGGCCTTGTTGCCTAAGCTGAGCCAGGCTAACCTGCGCACCACTCTGACCACCTTCTCCAACTTTTACAACAGATACTACACATCTGCCTATGGAGAACAGTCTGCCGATTGGTTGTTCAAGCAGGTAGAGTCTATCATCTCTGCTAGTGGTGCCACGGGTGTCAAGGTTGCAAAGTTCAAACACACTTGGCGTCAGCCCAGTATCATCGCTACTATTCCCGGGAAGAGCGCTTCTACCATTGTTGTTGGTGCTCACCAGGACTCTGTGAACTCTCGCAACCCTACTGCAGGTCGGGCTCCCGGTGCTG ATGACGATGGTTCTGGAACTGTTACCATCCTCGAGGCCTTCCGTGTCCTCTTGAGCGACTCCCGTATTGCATCGGGTCAAGCTCCAAACACTATTGAGTTCCACTGGTACGCCGGTGAGGAGGCCGGTCTTCTTGGCAGTGGTGCCATCTTCAACCAGTACAAGCGTGAGGGTCGTATCGTCAAAGCTATGCTCAACCAGGACATGACTGGTTATGTCAAGCCTGGTACCAAGGCCGTTGCCGGTATCATCACGGATAATGTCGATGCTGGTCTGAGTGCCTTCCTCAAGAAGGTCATCGCTGCC tactcttctcttcctaCTGTCGACTCCAAGTGTGGCTACGGTTGCTCCGACCACGCTTCTGCTACCCGAGCTGGTTACCCTGCGGCTCTCGCTTTTGAGTCTGCCTTCGATGACAGCAGCCCTTACATCCACTCTGACAAGGACACCATTGACACCGTCAACTTCAGCCACATGCTCGAGTTTTCCAAGATTGTTACTGGATTTGCCTATGAGCTTGGATTTGCCACAAACCTGTAG
- a CDS encoding hypothetical protein (TransMembrane:7 (o480-501i591-611o623-642i674-695o701-717i737-754o766-791i)): protein MDNSKPKVIIAGGGVAGLSLANMLERAGIDYVLLESYDRIAPQVGASIGLQSNGLRILDQLGCADELLSLVDHPLNNSYIRNPDGTIIKHHKNVHYVLEERYGYPTVFIDRQSLLEILYNNLRSKDSIHPGQAVKSVSELDNGIEVTTDKGKVFKGDILVGADGIYSTVRKEMWRIGNEASPGYFPHDEWSKVPCYYKCIFGISNPIEELTKGTHYVYNDKFSYLVMSGPGGKWYWFLFAKLPAPLYGKDIPKYTKEDEAKLAQEHACDNITPEITFGDLYKARTNSTLTPLHEWVFQTWHYNRIITIGDAAHKMEPLTGHGGNSAIETAASLLNHLASECPNWSDSEIKAAFSAVQNERFDRVQWLVDDAHKNQQMHAMATPLLAFIAPKLAGLINTDTAMRLAGRKFVDGTHVHSFPIPERAHSVPFTDQLPAKPFSSTYLLGLGVLSQGALFRLANQVLLPLQIPTTFAGETLVTHYTGVATVDKILAVLGAVFGVLLQPENREARLQWIAFTPLLVSTTLDWTLESYRAGSKGLVTSFPSIFGLIYQLKGVGRIAPLYHMISVCEQMIIDGISTVTGRTIDIENVKASVPGLVLGVVIPTALMIWPWKDTTTWQKLVAFWQPFPAYVGLITAGVSTILRNTKGSSATRCSSNKSNENGMFTKQKDPTGTLLRYIYACGAVTTAGVHLWSLYQIWSDPNLSVSSVFGTVGYLISGKMSSDQKTKIAEFLQRDMFLNGASVLVHCLYRTLGLRRAGYITNKETVTASLAVLIAQPIVGPAAAHIGFLGWREEMFYRVNKRIEL, encoded by the exons ATGGATAATTCAAAACCCAAAGTGATAATTGCAGGAGGAGGTGTAGCCGGCCTTTCCCTCGCCAACATGCTGGAAAGGGCTGGCATAGACTATGTTTTACTGGAATCATACGACAGGATTGCACCACAGGTAGGAGCCAGTATCGGTCTTCAATCAAATGGACTTCGAATCCTTGATCAGCTGGGATGCGCGGATGAGCTCTTGTCACTCGTTGACCACCCACTGAACAATTCATATATACGAAATCCCGATGGAACCATTATCAAACATCACAAGAACGTCCATTATGTGTTGGAAGAAAG ATATGGTTATCCAACCGTCTTCATTGACAGACAATCCCTTTTGGAGATCTTGTACAACAATCTGCGGTCCAAAGATTCGATACACCCTGGTCAAGCTGTCAAGTCTGTCTCGGAACTGGACAACGGTATCGAAGTTACAACGGACAAGGGTAAGGTCTTCAAGGGAGACATCCTTGTCGGAGCGGACGGTATTTACAGTACTGTTCGAAAAGAAATGTGGCGCATAGGCAACGAGGCTTCGCCTGGCTACTTTCCTCATGACGAATGGTCAAAGGTACCATGTTACTATAAGTGCATCTTCGGTATCTCAAATCCTATCGAAGAACTCACAAAAGGAACTCACTATGTCTACAACGACAAATTCTCCTATCTGGTGATGAGTGGACCTGGTGGAAAGTGGTACTGGTTCCTATTCGCCAAATTGCCTGCTCCTCTATATGGTAAAGATATTCCGAAGTACACGAAAGAGGACGAGGCAAAGCTTGCTCAGGAGCATGCATGTGATAACATCACTCCCGAAATTACCTTTGGTGATCTATACAAGGCCAGGACCAACTCAACACTAACGCCACTCCATGAATGGGTTTTCCAAACGTGGCACTATAATCGGATCATCACCATTGGCGATGCAGCTCACAAG ATGGAGCCATTGACTGGCCACGGAGGAAACAGTGCCATTGAGACCGCCGCATCTCTTCTGAACCATCTTGCTTCAGAATGTCCAAACTGGAGCGACTCCGAAATCAAAGCTGCGTTCAGTGCAGTGCAAAATGAGCGCTTTGATAGAGTGCAGTGGCTTGTTGACGATGCTCACAAGAATCAACAAATGCATGCTATGGCGACACCGCTCCTTGCATTCATTGCCCCAAAACTGGCCGGTCTAATCAACACTGATACTGCGATGCGTCTTGCCGGCCGCAAGTTTGTCGATGGTACTCACGTACATAGTTTTCCCATACCTGAGAGGGCACACTCAGTACCATTCACCGATCAGCTGCCTGCTAAACCTTTTTCTTCTACATACCTCTTGGGTCTAGGTGTACTGAGTCAAGGTGCGCTCTTCCGACTGGCGAACCAGGTGCTACTTCCGCTACAAATCCCCACTACCTTCGCTGGTGAGACCCTGGTCACTCACTACACAGGAGTAGCGACAGTAGATAAGATTCTGGCGGTTCTGGGagctgtctttggggttcTTCTTCAACCAGAGAACCGGGAGGCAAGATTACAGTGGATTGCTTTTACGCCTCTGTTGGTGTCCACCACTCTTGACTGGACTCTAGAAAGTTACCGAGCCGGCTCAAAGGGCCTCGTCACGTCCTT TCCATCTATCTTTGGCCTCATTTATCAGCTCAAGGGCGTTGGGCGAATTGCACCTTTGTACCACATGATATCTGTGTGTGAACAAATGATAATTGATGGCATCTCTACTGTCACTGGGCGCACCATTGATATTGAAAATGTCAAAGCTTCCGTTCCGGGACTAGTACTCGGGGTCGTTATCCCTACTGCGCTTATGATATGGCCGTGGAAGGACACGACCACTTGGCAGAAACTGGTTGCATTTTGGCAACCGTTCCCAGCTTACGTTGGTTTGATCACGGCTGGCGTGTCAACTATCCTACGCAATACAAAGGGTAGCTCGGCCACGCGTTGCAGTTCAAACAAATCGAACGAGAATGGGATGTTTACTAAACAAAAGGACCCAACTGGTACATTGTTGAGATATATCTATGCATGTGGAGCGGTGACTACCGCGGGCGTTCATCTCTGGTCGCTCTATCAGATATGGTCCGACCCGAATCTTAGTGTCTCAAGTGTCTTTGGCACTGTTGGGTACTTGATCTCTGGGAAGATGAGCTCTGACCAAAAGACCAAAATTGCCGAGTTCTTACAGCGCGACATGTTCCTGAATGGCGCGTCTGTCCTCGTGCATTGCCTCTATCGTACGCTGGGTCTCAGACGTGCTGGGTATATTACGAACAAGGAAACAGTGACTGCTTCTCTGGCAGTGTTGATTGCACAGCCAATTGTTGGGCCAGCTGCAGCTCATATTGGCTTTCTTGGATGGAGAGAAGAGATGTTTTACCGAGTTAACAAAAGGATTGAACTTTGA